The Takifugu rubripes chromosome 7, fTakRub1.2, whole genome shotgun sequence genome has a segment encoding these proteins:
- the s100a1 gene encoding protein S100-A1, producing MATKLQSAMENLILVFHTYSGKEGDKYKLSTLEMKNLLRGELAELLTASRDPMVVDNIMRDLDDNKDGEVDFQEFVVMVAALTVACNEFFMDYNESCNKGN from the exons atggCCACCAAACTGCAGTCCGCTATGGAGAATCTGATCTTGGTGTTCCACACCTACTCTGGAAAAGAAGGTGACAAATACAAGCTGAGCACACTTGAGATGAAGAACCTGCTGCGAGGAGAACTGGCCGAACTCCTGACT GCCAGCAGGGATCCGATGGTGGTAGACAACATCATGCGGGACCTGGATGACAACAAGGACGGTGAAGTGGACTTCCAGGAGTTCGTGGTGATGGTTGCCGCTCTGACTGTTGCCTGCAACGAGTTCTTCATGGATTATAATGAAAGCTGCAATAAAGGCAATTAA